A window of the Thermoleophilia bacterium SCSIO 60948 genome harbors these coding sequences:
- a CDS encoding S8 family serine peptidase encodes MGSGRARARLIALAVAVFGLLALPAIALAAFPGTDPDESPRVNTPNDPEFDRCEADDEQTGLESCTTYFDEEFRLFGFSPDSARSVPDPVGVTPHYVNGTRYANCDQLNASGRAANLKAEGLAPGDPGAALAECLQISGIRADSAWKYSTGSPDVSVAILDTGIRWQSPELAAKVALNAAELPAPQTGRSQPTAGATPCASFGGGDDANGDGAFDVTDFACDERVAIGAGDDEADGLLDGSDLIATFSEGTDADSNGYVDDIAGWDFFDDDNDPYDASSCCSASGHGTGRATEAVGDTDNATAGAGVCPECQVIPVRVWDSFVVPTDQFAMGVVYATDRGASVVEGAVGGLTNTRFARESFEYADSEGVALTLVSSDINSANHNYPTNYDQAIYVGGAFPDSAPLEGCTGPGGLPGLGDLPIAPPDEFADGCSEFLDLLGEGGVSPTAQPITTSFFRNSNLTQYGGKADIVLMGATGSENTGQASGAAALLASYGREVFGDDDPLSGNEIRQLLTMTAEDVLPENTGTIGQPDKASPGWDPHFGYGRVDLASAMERIEQERIPPEAELGAPDWFAPINVDRIPASGVEVEGLAAAPHSDSGVGDWELEYACGQDALDSEFEPIPGDGISGSGAIDGTLGTLPRSMLTSLANSCDGQVADDAGRPAGAPDDGAWPADPYPDPDPERHTFQIRLTVHEAGDPENIGRYRKTLHAYNDDGNLAGWPKPVGSGSDADELTTGSGGEASPRLFDVDGDNELDVLIATSSGELGAFHSDGTPVESFNGGEPVRTGPLAIAEAHGVPSGVETPGETLRVPAIGDVDGDLVQEIVAAAGERVYAWELDGSVVDGFPVRIDPALSEPCLAGAPEPCFDPADRAIDGSNHIKRGIFGSPALADLDDDGSLDIVVGALDQHLYAWNGAGEPLDGFPAKLATEGADGAEIIASPAIAQLDGEGPPEVVIATNEVVPGEPEAPGSIFDLLNAFVGSSTGSNPVYAVHGDGTLVDGWPVDVGVLAGDVLPFVVPGNDAAVLDVDDDGTDEVSVSAATSISGQGPRLVDGAGDTVTTYSNAVAQSPDQGPVVNLADYASVGDLTGSGAPAILKGGLTLNALVNLLAVNQNLPFSHVEQAWDPQTGSALPGYPLPTDDFQLLSQASIAQVGGAGPERQALVGTGLYQVHAYGPQGAEPEGWPKFTGGWNQVTPAVGDADGDGDLDVASLTREGWSFLWDTGVDACEGSNDEWWTYHHDEFSTNAYGTDARPPGTPTGLEAERSGDGASASFIAAGDDWLCGRAEKVRVLVSDEPIDSPGDGSRAGADRDVTVDPGSRQTLELTADQVGDARYAAVLLRDEAGNWGRVADVKLPRGGDPGSRRCTRVVRGTQGRDLLVGSPRSDLIRGRGGADRIGGLKGPDCIFPGQGKDRVNAGAGNDRIRARGGSADVIDCGGGRDVATIGPNDRVRRCERVKRPRRG; translated from the coding sequence ATGGGTTCGGGGAGAGCTCGGGCGCGCCTGATCGCGCTCGCCGTCGCTGTGTTCGGATTGCTGGCTCTGCCGGCGATCGCGCTCGCCGCCTTCCCCGGCACGGACCCGGATGAGAGCCCCCGGGTCAACACGCCGAACGACCCCGAGTTCGACCGCTGCGAGGCCGACGACGAGCAGACCGGTCTCGAGTCCTGCACGACCTACTTCGACGAGGAGTTCAGGCTGTTCGGCTTCAGCCCCGACAGCGCGCGCTCGGTCCCCGATCCGGTCGGCGTCACTCCCCACTACGTCAACGGGACCCGCTACGCGAACTGCGACCAGCTGAACGCCTCCGGGCGCGCCGCCAACCTCAAGGCCGAGGGGCTCGCGCCCGGCGATCCCGGCGCGGCGCTCGCCGAGTGCCTGCAGATCTCGGGCATCCGGGCGGACTCGGCGTGGAAGTACTCGACCGGGTCACCGGACGTCTCCGTGGCGATCCTCGACACCGGGATCCGCTGGCAGTCGCCGGAGCTCGCGGCGAAGGTCGCGCTGAACGCGGCCGAGCTCCCCGCGCCGCAGACGGGCCGCTCGCAGCCGACGGCCGGCGCGACCCCATGCGCCTCGTTCGGCGGCGGCGACGACGCCAATGGCGACGGCGCCTTCGACGTCACCGACTTCGCCTGCGACGAGCGCGTTGCGATCGGCGCCGGAGACGACGAGGCCGACGGCCTGCTCGACGGCTCGGACCTGATCGCGACCTTCTCCGAGGGCACGGACGCCGACTCCAACGGCTACGTCGACGACATCGCCGGCTGGGACTTCTTCGACGACGACAACGACCCCTACGACGCCTCGAGCTGCTGCTCGGCGAGCGGCCACGGCACGGGCCGCGCGACCGAGGCGGTCGGTGACACCGACAACGCGACCGCCGGGGCGGGCGTCTGCCCCGAGTGCCAGGTGATACCGGTCCGCGTCTGGGACAGCTTCGTCGTCCCGACCGACCAGTTCGCGATGGGTGTGGTCTACGCGACGGATCGCGGCGCATCGGTCGTCGAGGGGGCGGTCGGCGGGTTGACGAACACCCGCTTCGCGCGCGAGTCGTTCGAGTACGCCGACTCGGAGGGGGTTGCGCTGACGCTCGTCTCCTCCGACATCAACTCGGCGAACCACAACTACCCGACGAACTACGACCAGGCGATCTACGTCGGTGGGGCGTTCCCCGACTCGGCGCCGCTCGAGGGCTGTACCGGCCCGGGCGGGCTGCCGGGGCTCGGCGACCTGCCGATCGCGCCGCCGGACGAGTTCGCCGACGGCTGCTCGGAGTTCCTCGACCTGCTCGGCGAGGGCGGCGTCAGCCCGACCGCGCAGCCGATCACGACCAGCTTCTTTCGCAACTCGAACCTGACCCAGTACGGCGGTAAGGCCGACATCGTCCTGATGGGCGCGACGGGGTCGGAGAACACCGGCCAGGCCTCGGGCGCGGCGGCGCTCCTCGCCTCCTACGGCCGCGAGGTCTTCGGCGATGACGACCCCCTGAGCGGCAACGAGATCCGCCAGCTGCTGACGATGACCGCCGAGGACGTGCTGCCGGAGAACACCGGCACGATCGGTCAGCCCGACAAGGCCTCGCCCGGCTGGGATCCGCACTTCGGCTACGGCCGCGTCGACCTCGCCTCGGCGATGGAGCGGATCGAGCAGGAGCGCATCCCGCCGGAGGCCGAGCTCGGCGCGCCGGACTGGTTCGCGCCGATCAACGTCGACCGCATCCCGGCGTCGGGCGTCGAGGTCGAGGGTCTCGCCGCGGCTCCGCACTCCGACTCGGGCGTCGGCGACTGGGAGCTCGAGTACGCGTGCGGGCAGGACGCGCTCGATTCCGAGTTCGAGCCGATCCCGGGCGACGGGATCTCCGGCAGCGGGGCGATCGACGGCACGCTCGGGACGCTTCCGCGATCGATGCTCACGAGCCTGGCGAACTCCTGCGACGGTCAGGTCGCCGACGACGCCGGCCGCCCGGCGGGCGCTCCCGACGACGGTGCCTGGCCGGCGGACCCCTATCCCGACCCTGATCCGGAGCGTCACACGTTCCAGATCCGTCTCACCGTCCACGAGGCCGGTGACCCGGAGAACATCGGCCGTTACCGCAAGACCCTGCATGCCTACAACGACGACGGCAACCTCGCCGGCTGGCCGAAGCCGGTCGGGTCGGGCTCGGACGCCGACGAGCTGACGACGGGCTCGGGCGGCGAGGCATCGCCGCGGCTGTTCGACGTCGACGGCGACAACGAGCTCGACGTCCTGATCGCGACCTCGAGCGGCGAGCTCGGCGCGTTCCATTCCGACGGGACGCCGGTCGAGAGCTTCAACGGCGGTGAGCCCGTGCGCACCGGTCCACTCGCGATCGCCGAGGCTCACGGCGTGCCGAGCGGCGTCGAGACACCCGGCGAGACGCTGCGCGTGCCGGCGATCGGCGACGTCGACGGTGACCTCGTCCAGGAGATCGTCGCCGCGGCGGGCGAGCGGGTCTACGCCTGGGAGCTCGACGGCTCAGTCGTCGACGGCTTCCCGGTGCGGATCGATCCGGCGCTCTCCGAGCCGTGCTTGGCCGGTGCGCCGGAGCCGTGCTTCGACCCGGCCGACCGCGCGATCGACGGCTCGAATCACATCAAGCGCGGCATCTTCGGCTCGCCGGCGCTCGCCGACCTCGACGACGACGGGAGCCTCGACATCGTCGTCGGCGCGCTCGATCAGCACCTCTACGCCTGGAACGGAGCCGGCGAGCCGCTCGACGGCTTCCCCGCCAAGCTCGCCACCGAGGGTGCGGACGGGGCCGAGATCATCGCGTCGCCGGCGATCGCGCAGCTCGACGGCGAGGGCCCGCCCGAGGTCGTGATCGCGACGAACGAGGTCGTGCCCGGTGAGCCCGAGGCGCCCGGCTCGATCTTCGACCTGCTGAATGCGTTCGTCGGCTCCTCGACCGGTTCGAATCCGGTCTACGCCGTCCATGGCGACGGCACGCTCGTCGACGGCTGGCCCGTCGACGTCGGGGTGCTGGCCGGGGATGTCCTGCCGTTCGTCGTCCCGGGCAACGACGCGGCGGTCCTCGACGTCGACGACGACGGGACCGACGAGGTCTCGGTGTCGGCCGCGACGTCGATCTCGGGGCAGGGGCCGCGACTCGTCGACGGCGCCGGTGACACGGTCACGACCTACTCGAACGCGGTCGCGCAGAGCCCCGACCAGGGACCGGTCGTGAACCTCGCCGACTATGCCTCCGTCGGCGACCTGACCGGCTCCGGCGCCCCGGCGATCCTCAAGGGCGGCCTGACGCTGAACGCGCTCGTCAACCTGCTCGCGGTCAACCAGAACCTCCCGTTCAGCCACGTCGAGCAGGCCTGGGATCCGCAGACCGGCTCCGCGCTCCCGGGATACCCGCTGCCGACCGACGACTTCCAGCTGCTCTCACAGGCCTCGATCGCGCAGGTCGGCGGCGCGGGCCCGGAGCGCCAGGCGCTCGTCGGGACCGGGCTCTACCAGGTCCACGCCTACGGGCCTCAGGGCGCCGAGCCGGAGGGCTGGCCGAAGTTCACGGGCGGCTGGAACCAGGTGACGCCGGCGGTCGGCGACGCCGACGGCGACGGTGATCTCGACGTCGCCTCGCTGACCCGCGAGGGCTGGTCGTTCCTCTGGGACACCGGCGTCGACGCCTGCGAGGGGTCGAATGACGAGTGGTGGACCTACCACCACGACGAGTTCTCGACCAACGCCTACGGAACCGACGCGCGCCCGCCGGGCACCCCGACCGGGCTCGAGGCAGAGCGCTCGGGCGACGGCGCGAGCGCCTCCTTCATCGCCGCCGGCGATGACTGGCTCTGTGGACGGGCGGAGAAGGTCCGCGTGCTCGTCTCGGACGAGCCCATCGACTCGCCGGGTGACGGGTCGCGGGCCGGGGCGGATCGAGACGTGACGGTCGACCCGGGCTCGCGGCAGACCTTGGAGCTGACCGCGGACCAGGTCGGCGACGCCCGCTACGCGGCCGTACTGCTTCGCGATGAGGCGGGCAACTGGGGCCGCGTGGCCGACGTGAAGCTTCCTCGGGGCGGCGACCCCGGCTCGCGGCGCTGCACCCGCGTGGTTCGCGGAACGCAGGGTCGCGACCTGCTCGTCGGAAGCCCTCGGTCGGATCTCATCCGGGGCCGCGGCGGCGCCGACCGCATCGGCGGCCTGAAAGGGCCCGACTGCATCTTCCCCGGTCAGGGCAAGGACCGCGTGAACGCCGGCGCCGGGAACGACAGGATCAGAGCTCGGGGTGGATCGGCCGACGTGATCGACTGCGGCGGCGGCCGAGACGTGGCGACGATCGGCCCGAACGATCGTGTCCGCCGCTGCGAGCGGGTGAAGCGGCCGCGCCGCGGCTAG
- a CDS encoding peptidylprolyl isomerase encodes MSKAKLNTNAGAIEIEFFDADAPKTVENFRTLAADGFYDGLTFHRVIRDFMIQGGCPQGTGTGGPGYQFEDEFNQHKIVRGALAMANAGPNTNGSQFFIVTTDAAPWLDGKHTVFGEVSSGMDTVDAIEGTETGPGDRPAEPQVIESIELSD; translated from the coding sequence ATGTCAAAGGCAAAGCTGAACACGAACGCCGGCGCGATCGAGATCGAGTTCTTCGACGCGGACGCCCCGAAGACGGTCGAGAACTTCCGCACCCTCGCGGCCGACGGTTTCTACGACGGGCTCACCTTCCACCGCGTGATCCGCGACTTCATGATCCAGGGCGGCTGCCCCCAGGGCACCGGCACCGGCGGACCGGGCTATCAGTTCGAGGACGAGTTCAATCAGCACAAGATCGTCCGCGGCGCGCTCGCGATGGCGAACGCCGGCCCGAACACGAACGGCTCGCAGTTCTTCATCGTCACCACCGACGCCGCCCCATGGCTCGACGGCAAGCACACCGTCTTCGGCGAGGTGAGCTCGGGGATGGACACCGTCGACGCGATCGAGGGCACCGAGACGGGACCCGGCGACCGCCCCGCCGAGCCGCAGGTGATCGAGTCGATCGAGCTCTCCGACTAG
- a CDS encoding PQQ-binding-like beta-propeller repeat protein gives MPDRPVAARRRALFALALLASLVLALLAGCGGSEGSSSSSSSSSSGGSGGSPQGDDAPPEVLWPLFGRTTERTRAIREAPTPPYHFLWQFYARQLVEFSPVVDDESLYVLNKSGGLYAVDIDTGKPRWDQKLSSDVTGPALSGDTVFVTELDGRVSALDRADGRLRWRHEDPSGIQSSPLVADGSVLYGTDSGEVVALDDSSGKQAWRAQLDAPVKASPSFSDGVVYVGDYRGTMYALDAKSGELRWKLETGKGGFYSSPAIASGRVFEARDDGTVVAASLDGKLDWSVDTKSPIYGSPSITTVDGLGETVYIGNYAGKLLALDAKTGKQRWSYDVGGQIPGSPTIVGDAVFTSSFDTKKTTGLDLETGRKIFSWGSAGYDPVISDGEKAFLTGFQTVWAFEAKSASKAGSGG, from the coding sequence ATGCCGGACCGTCCCGTCGCCGCGCGCCGGCGAGCTCTCTTCGCCCTTGCCCTGCTCGCCTCGCTCGTCCTCGCGCTCCTCGCCGGGTGCGGCGGATCGGAGGGCTCCTCGTCCTCGTCCTCGTCCTCGTCCTCGGGCGGTTCGGGTGGGAGCCCGCAGGGCGACGACGCCCCGCCCGAGGTGCTGTGGCCGCTGTTCGGCCGCACCACGGAGCGCACCCGCGCGATCCGCGAGGCGCCGACGCCGCCGTATCACTTCCTGTGGCAGTTCTACGCCCGCCAGCTCGTCGAGTTCTCGCCCGTCGTCGACGACGAATCGCTCTACGTCCTCAACAAGTCCGGCGGCCTCTACGCCGTCGACATCGACACCGGCAAGCCGCGGTGGGACCAGAAGCTCTCCTCGGACGTGACCGGCCCCGCGCTGTCGGGCGACACCGTCTTCGTCACCGAGCTCGACGGCCGTGTCAGCGCGCTCGACCGCGCCGACGGGAGGCTTCGATGGCGCCACGAGGACCCGAGCGGCATCCAGTCCTCGCCCCTCGTCGCCGACGGCAGCGTCCTCTACGGCACCGACTCGGGCGAGGTCGTCGCGCTCGACGACTCGTCCGGCAAGCAGGCCTGGCGCGCGCAACTCGACGCGCCCGTCAAGGCGTCGCCGAGCTTCAGCGACGGGGTCGTCTACGTCGGCGATTACCGCGGCACGATGTACGCGCTCGACGCGAAGAGCGGCGAGCTGCGCTGGAAGCTCGAGACCGGCAAGGGCGGCTTCTACTCCTCGCCGGCGATCGCATCGGGGCGCGTCTTCGAGGCGCGCGACGACGGCACGGTCGTCGCCGCGAGCCTCGACGGCAAGCTCGACTGGTCCGTCGACACGAAGTCGCCGATCTACGGCTCGCCCTCGATCACCACGGTCGATGGGCTCGGCGAGACGGTCTACATCGGCAACTACGCCGGCAAGCTGCTCGCGCTCGACGCGAAGACCGGCAAGCAGCGCTGGAGCTACGACGTCGGCGGTCAGATCCCCGGTTCGCCGACGATCGTCGGCGACGCCGTGTTCACCTCGAGCTTCGACACGAAGAAGACGACCGGCCTCGATCTTGAGACCGGCAGGAAGATCTTCTCCTGGGGGTCGGCCGGCTACGACCCGGTGATCTCCGACGGCGAGAAGGCGTTCCTCACCGGCTTCCAGACCGTCTGGGCCTTCGAGGCCAAGTCGGCCTCGAAGGCGGGCTCGGGCGGCTGA
- a CDS encoding DUF4393 domain-containing protein, with the protein MGTHESDPSAPNVPGSQNGARRDEGVAAQAPGLARLAFDVYVNTATWAVSTGARASSRVLRAVARGENPALLAGEAADELRGGARRLLGIEPPPNTAPPPGAAEQDVPEDDEHAELKLRGAELLRRSADVHDPEQTDLSHPAYERILEDIAPDEARILRLLATRGPQPAVDVRTWRPLGVGSTLVAAGLSMIGAESGMRRPERIHANLDNLARLGLIWFPHEPLPDPRVYQVVEAQPEVIEALERAGHGRTERRAISLTSFGAAFCDAALPLDHPDGGDPGANGGSRRVVEPAEGSEQQSRGDRAAGSGARTAGEDSGRSGLAGDPATG; encoded by the coding sequence ATGGGTACTCACGAGTCGGACCCGAGCGCGCCGAACGTCCCCGGCTCCCAGAACGGCGCCCGACGCGACGAGGGTGTCGCCGCCCAGGCGCCGGGGCTGGCGCGGCTCGCCTTCGACGTCTACGTCAACACCGCCACGTGGGCCGTCTCGACGGGTGCGCGGGCGTCCTCGCGCGTCCTGCGCGCCGTCGCCCGCGGTGAGAACCCGGCGCTGCTCGCCGGCGAGGCGGCGGACGAGCTGCGCGGTGGCGCGCGGCGACTGCTCGGCATCGAGCCCCCGCCGAACACGGCGCCGCCGCCCGGCGCGGCCGAACAGGACGTGCCCGAGGACGATGAGCACGCCGAGCTCAAGCTGCGCGGCGCGGAGCTGCTGCGGCGCTCGGCCGACGTCCACGACCCCGAGCAGACCGACCTCTCGCATCCCGCCTATGAGCGGATCCTCGAGGACATCGCTCCGGACGAGGCACGGATCCTCCGGCTGCTCGCGACGCGGGGCCCGCAGCCCGCCGTCGACGTCAGGACCTGGCGCCCGCTCGGCGTCGGCTCGACGCTCGTCGCCGCCGGCCTGTCGATGATCGGAGCGGAGTCGGGTATGCGCCGCCCGGAGCGGATCCACGCCAACCTCGACAACCTCGCCCGGCTCGGGCTGATCTGGTTTCCCCACGAGCCGCTCCCGGACCCCCGGGTCTACCAGGTCGTCGAGGCCCAGCCCGAGGTGATCGAGGCGCTCGAGCGGGCCGGCCACGGGCGCACCGAGCGACGCGCGATCTCGCTGACGAGCTTCGGTGCCGCGTTCTGCGACGCGGCATTGCCGCTCGACCATCCCGACGGCGGCGACCCCGGCGCCAACGGCGGCTCGCGCCGGGTCGTCGAGCCGGCGGAGGGCTCCGAGCAGCAGTCGCGCGGCGACCGTGCCGCCGGGAGCGGCGCGCGAACGGCCGGTGAGGACTCGGGTCGCAGCGGTCTCGCCGGTGACCCGGCGACTGGCTAA
- a CDS encoding aromatic acid exporter family protein, translating into MTGRRFDRFADVEVARETVRDTMRDRFSELRETWLSVLQVGVSAAVAYLLARELLGHEQPFFAAVAAILTLSLAVGQRGRRAIEIAIGVALGIGVADLIVLLIGSGVWQLAVVVSLAVAAAVLAGGGVLLVNQAAVSAVLVVTLQPPDTAGLSIDRFVDAILGGVVALAANAITPAHPIRMVRRRLAPLSAELAATLDGIAEALTRGDAAAAAEALERARGIDPLVARFHEAVVVAGETIRMAPSRRVSRERVRGLTEADIPLDHAVRNVRVLARGALRATELGERVPAKAIDAIRDLAIAVREIADCLSEGSHESETETERAALSAASKATAALEDTSNLSASVIVGQVRSTATDLLESLGLQPSMARDAVRSPTAILEGERPLAQPRDRLE; encoded by the coding sequence ATGACCGGGCGTCGATTCGATCGCTTCGCCGACGTCGAGGTAGCGAGGGAGACGGTCCGCGACACGATGCGCGACCGCTTCAGCGAGCTTCGCGAGACCTGGCTCTCGGTCCTCCAGGTGGGGGTCTCGGCGGCCGTCGCCTACCTGCTCGCTCGCGAGCTGCTCGGCCACGAGCAGCCGTTCTTCGCGGCGGTGGCGGCGATCCTCACACTGAGCCTCGCCGTCGGCCAGCGCGGCCGCCGGGCGATCGAGATCGCGATCGGCGTCGCCCTCGGGATCGGCGTCGCCGACCTGATCGTGCTGCTGATCGGATCGGGCGTCTGGCAGCTCGCGGTCGTCGTCTCGCTCGCGGTCGCGGCGGCGGTCCTGGCCGGGGGCGGGGTCCTGCTCGTCAACCAGGCGGCGGTCTCGGCCGTCCTCGTCGTCACTCTCCAGCCGCCCGACACGGCGGGCCTGTCGATCGACCGGTTCGTCGACGCGATCCTCGGCGGCGTCGTCGCGCTGGCCGCGAACGCGATCACCCCCGCGCATCCGATCCGGATGGTCCGGCGTCGGCTCGCGCCGCTCTCCGCCGAGCTCGCCGCGACGCTCGACGGGATCGCCGAGGCGCTGACGCGCGGCGACGCTGCGGCGGCCGCGGAGGCGCTCGAGCGCGCGCGCGGCATCGATCCGCTCGTCGCGCGCTTCCACGAGGCCGTCGTCGTCGCCGGCGAGACGATCCGGATGGCGCCCTCGCGCCGCGTCTCGCGCGAGCGCGTCCGCGGCCTCACCGAGGCCGACATCCCACTCGACCATGCGGTCCGAAATGTCCGCGTTCTCGCCCGCGGGGCGTTGCGAGCGACTGAGCTCGGCGAGCGCGTCCCCGCGAAGGCGATCGACGCGATCAGGGACCTCGCGATCGCGGTGCGGGAGATCGCCGACTGCCTGTCCGAGGGATCGCACGAGTCGGAGACGGAGACCGAGCGTGCGGCCCTGAGCGCCGCCTCGAAGGCGACGGCCGCGCTCGAGGACACCTCGAACCTCTCCGCCTCGGTGATCGTCGGCCAGGTGCGCTCGACCGCCACCGACCTGCTCGAGAGTCTCGGCCTGCAGCCGAGCATGGCCCGCGACGCGGTCCGCTCCCCGACCGCGATCCTCGAGGGCGAGCGACCGTTGGCGCAGCCGCGCGACCGGCTCGAATAG
- a CDS encoding acyl-CoA dehydrogenase, which yields MAVNVSEKEAREVAEEARETEWKLPSFGKEMYLGNFRPDLISPQPKTDPEKAKRGEEFLAKLEKFLVEKVDPQVIEQEARIPDDVVAGLSELGAFGMKVPQEYGGLGLSQVHYNQALAIAGVWHASISTLLSAHQSIGVAEPLLSFGSEEQKRKWLPQVSKDKISAFLLTEPDVGSDPARVGTVAVPTEDGSGYTLNGLKLWATNGAVADIVVVMARVPKSEGHKGGISAFVLDYKSEGVKVENRNEFLGLRGIENSVTRLTDVFVPKENLIGKEGQGLKIALTTLNTGRLALPAICVGVGKWATKVAREWGAERVQWGMPVGKHDAVAQKIAFIAGSAYGLEAMVDVASRLADDKKNDIRIEAAIAKLYASELGWKVVDELLQIRGGRGYETAKSLKARGEKPVPVEQALRDMRINRVFEGSTEIMHLLIAREAVDKHLEVAGDVLMGEGGLSDKAKAAVGAGKFYAGWLPQLVTGDGQKPGSYDEFGSLAKHLRYCERHSRKLARTTFYAMSRYQAGLEQRQAILGRIVDIGAELFAIASAVVYTQTIRSEQPERAEAAEALAELFCRQARRRADALFTEVWANDDVADYKVAQRVLKGDLKFIEEGIIDPSGDGPMIAKQPDDAEKAGAAKPASGSNGAAANGSAGNGSAESAQDPDSATAAKAG from the coding sequence ATGGCCGTCAACGTCAGCGAGAAGGAAGCGCGCGAGGTCGCCGAGGAGGCACGCGAGACCGAGTGGAAGCTCCCCAGCTTCGGCAAGGAGATGTACCTCGGCAACTTCCGCCCCGACCTGATCAGCCCGCAGCCGAAGACCGATCCGGAGAAGGCCAAGCGCGGTGAGGAGTTCCTCGCCAAGCTCGAGAAGTTCCTCGTCGAGAAGGTCGATCCGCAGGTCATCGAGCAGGAGGCGCGGATCCCCGACGACGTCGTCGCCGGCCTCTCCGAGCTCGGCGCCTTCGGAATGAAGGTCCCGCAGGAGTACGGCGGCCTCGGCCTCTCGCAGGTCCACTACAACCAGGCGCTCGCCATCGCCGGCGTCTGGCACGCCTCGATCTCGACGCTGCTGTCGGCCCATCAGTCGATCGGCGTCGCCGAGCCGCTGCTCTCCTTCGGCTCTGAGGAGCAGAAGCGCAAGTGGCTGCCGCAGGTCTCGAAGGACAAGATCTCGGCCTTCCTGCTGACCGAGCCCGACGTCGGCTCCGATCCAGCGCGCGTCGGCACGGTCGCCGTCCCGACCGAGGACGGCTCGGGCTACACGCTCAACGGCCTCAAGCTGTGGGCGACCAACGGCGCCGTCGCCGACATCGTCGTCGTCATGGCGCGGGTCCCGAAGTCCGAGGGCCACAAGGGCGGCATCTCGGCGTTCGTCCTCGATTACAAGTCCGAGGGCGTCAAGGTCGAGAACCGCAACGAGTTCCTCGGCCTGCGCGGGATCGAGAACTCCGTCACGCGGCTGACCGATGTCTTCGTGCCGAAGGAGAACCTGATCGGCAAGGAGGGCCAGGGTCTCAAGATCGCCCTGACCACCCTCAACACCGGCCGCCTGGCGCTGCCGGCGATCTGCGTCGGCGTCGGCAAGTGGGCGACGAAGGTCGCTCGTGAATGGGGTGCCGAGCGTGTCCAGTGGGGCATGCCCGTCGGCAAGCACGACGCGGTGGCGCAGAAGATCGCGTTCATCGCCGGCTCGGCCTACGGGCTCGAGGCGATGGTCGACGTCGCCTCGCGACTCGCCGACGACAAGAAGAACGACATCCGCATCGAGGCCGCGATCGCGAAGCTCTATGCCTCCGAGCTCGGCTGGAAGGTCGTCGACGAGCTGCTGCAGATCCGCGGCGGTCGTGGCTACGAGACCGCGAAGTCGCTCAAGGCGCGCGGTGAGAAGCCGGTGCCGGTCGAGCAGGCGCTCCGCGACATGCGGATCAACCGCGTGTTCGAGGGCTCGACGGAGATCATGCACCTGCTGATCGCCCGTGAGGCCGTCGACAAGCACCTCGAGGTCGCCGGCGACGTCCTGATGGGCGAGGGCGGCCTCTCCGACAAGGCGAAGGCCGCCGTCGGCGCCGGCAAGTTCTATGCCGGCTGGCTGCCGCAGCTCGTCACGGGCGATGGCCAGAAGCCGGGCTCCTACGACGAGTTCGGCTCGCTCGCCAAGCACCTGCGCTACTGCGAGCGTCACTCGCGCAAGCTGGCGCGGACGACGTTCTACGCGATGAGCCGCTATCAGGCGGGTCTCGAGCAGCGCCAGGCGATCCTCGGCCGGATCGTCGACATCGGCGCCGAGCTGTTCGCGATCGCCTCGGCGGTCGTCTACACGCAGACGATCCGCTCGGAGCAGCCCGAGCGTGCCGAGGCCGCGGAGGCGCTGGCGGAGCTGTTCTGCCGCCAGGCCCGTCGCCGCGCCGACGCGCTGTTCACGGAGGTCTGGGCCAACGACGACGTCGCCGATTACAAGGTCGCCCAGCGCGTCCTCAAGGGCGACCTCAAGTTCATCGAGGAGGGGATCATCGATCCCTCCGGCGACGGCCCGATGATCGCCAAGCAGCCCGACGACGCCGAGAAGGCGGGCGCGGCGAAGCCCGCGTCGGGGTCCAACGGCGCCGCCGCGAACGGCTCGGCCGGCAACGGCAGCGCCGAGAGCGCCCAGGACCCGGATTCAGCGACCGCCGCGAAGGCGGGCTGA
- a CDS encoding acyl-CoA thioesterase yields the protein MAHDRSRTGGANRREDYGYVLEIATRWADNDVYGHVNNVEYFAFFDTAINRYLIDEGRLDILRGEEIGLCVESHCSYAASVTFPEPVEVGMRVGRLGSSSVRYEIAIFRRGAEDPIATGWFVHVFVNRESRRPTPIPDQVRAALEQLVSVD from the coding sequence ATGGCTCACGACCGATCGCGAACAGGTGGCGCCAATCGGCGCGAGGACTACGGATACGTCCTCGAGATCGCGACGCGCTGGGCCGACAACGACGTCTACGGCCACGTCAACAACGTCGAGTACTTCGCGTTCTTCGACACCGCGATCAACCGCTACCTGATCGACGAGGGCCGGCTCGACATCCTGCGCGGCGAGGAGATCGGCCTCTGCGTCGAGTCTCACTGCTCCTATGCGGCCTCGGTCACGTTCCCCGAACCGGTCGAGGTCGGAATGCGCGTCGGCCGTCTCGGCAGCTCCAGCGTGCGCTACGAGATCGCGATCTTCCGCCGGGGTGCCGAGGATCCGATCGCCACGGGATGGTTCGTCCACGTCTTCGTGAACCGCGAATCGCGCCGTCCGACGCCGATTCCGGACCAGGTTCGCGCCGCGCTCGAGCAGCTCGTCTCGGTCGACTAG